The following are encoded together in the Lathyrus oleraceus cultivar Zhongwan6 chromosome 3, CAAS_Psat_ZW6_1.0, whole genome shotgun sequence genome:
- the LOC127131595 gene encoding SUMO-activating enzyme subunit 2-like has translation MPVEPFEPNKSCYVCSESPVLPEINTNRSKLKEVVEKIIQAKLRTNLPLIMNASNLLYEVGDIEDDIVAIYDANLEKVLVVFPSPVTGGTMLIVEDFQQKLKCDINIKHREEFDEEKEPDGMVLSGWTTTAETTTFTDCAGCLLTFTNGRFNSDVRLNAIAFLRFCAVRLTDGGLVCNKKSSTDGSSP, from the coding sequence ATGCCAGTGGAGCCGTTTGAACCAAACAAATCATGTTATGTTTGCTCCGAGAGTCCGGTATTGCCTGAAATAAACACAAACCGCTCAAAATTGAAGGAAGTTGTTGAAAAGATCATCCAGGCTAAGCTTAGGACGAACCTTCCACTTATTATGAATGCTTCAAACCTTCTCTATGAGGTCGGTGATATTGAGGACGACATTGTTGCAATTTATGATGCCAATCTTGAAAAGGTCCTAGTTGTTTTTCCTTCTCCTGTAACTGGTGGTACAATGCTTATAGTGGAGGATTTTCAACAGAAATTGAAATGTGATATCAATATAAAACACAGAGAGGAATTTGATGAAGAGAAAGAACCTGATGGAATGGTTCTCTCAGGATGGACAACAACCGCAGAAACAACGACCTTCACTGATTGTGCTGGATGCCTTTTGACATTTACAAATGGTCGGTTCAATAGTGATGTGAGACTTAATGCAATCGCATTTCTTCGTTTCTGTGCAGTCAGACTTACTGATGGAGGACTTGTATGCAATAAGAAGAGTAGTACTGATGGCTCGTCACCATGA